The Rhinolophus ferrumequinum isolate MPI-CBG mRhiFer1 chromosome 21, mRhiFer1_v1.p, whole genome shotgun sequence region cataggaaaaacaTAGATTCATTTGAAAtctggtgttggaggagagctctacagATACCCCGGATcgccagaaagatgaacaagtgggtcctagagcaaatgaAGCCTGAAACATCATGAagtcaaaaatgacaaaactgaagctgtcctacttcaggcacatcatgagaaggcaggcttctttggaaaagacagtaatgctGGCAAGAATAGAAGgcagcagaaaaagaggaagaccaaatatgagacgGATAGACGCCATAAAAGAAGCGataggcatgagtctacaggaaCTGAGAAGGGTTTCTAAGGGCAGGACAGTGTGGACATCCCTCATTCATAGGGTCGCCAGGAGCCAGAACCGGCTCAACGGCATGTAACACACGTTGATGACACCTCAGTTGTTTCTAAATTGTCACCATTGTAACAGTCCTCATACATGCATCTCGCCTTAGGActaattcatagaaatagaatttgTAGGTCaaaagaaattcacatttaacaTTTTGCATTACTACATACATTGTTTACCAATTATCATTCCCAATAAAGTGTATGAGAGCTTCTTCTCCTTCACTCCTGCCAATATAATTATCCTTCTTAATAGCTGCAAAATAATCCTGACTTAATGCTCAGAGAACAGATATCGGAGGCAGAGCCACCTTGTCCCCAAGAGCCACAGTGACCCTGTCATGTGTGGGTACCGCCGCCAGATGGCgctggggaggcctgggagaaCCAAGGGGCAGCACCAAAGCCCCGGCTCTGGCTCCACTGGCCATTGGATGCCGGCGaagtcagaggagaaaaaagaccAAACTGGGTGGAGGAAACGGAAACCCTGACCCAGAGGATGCGAAGGCAAGGACCAGAAGATGGAGTTCAGCATTCCAGCGAAAAAGATGCGGGTTAAGCGAGTAAACGGAGCCTGCAATAGTCTCAGAACCGCCCGTAACTTGCCGAGTGCGCTGATGAAGAACGCGAGGGGGTGCGGGTGCCGCGTTAGAGGCTTGGACCCGGAGTCTCCCAACGCCTCTGAGGGCGTCGGGGTCAAGCCCGCCGGGGAAACGCCGGGACCCCCCGGCTGCGCTTACTCAGATCTCCAGAGGGCCGCGCCCGTGGGGAAAACCAGAGCTGTCGGAATCTGACCCAAACCACCGCGCCCCACTTAGTGCGGACCTAAGGCAAGTTACATCCCGGCTCCTCTTCTATGAAGTGGCATCATACCCAGGGAAGACTGTTGTAATGTTTACTTGAGATGATACACGATGGCTAGTATTTTTGTACACGCCCCTAAAAACACCATCACCCAACCAACCAACATGCAACACAACTGGCTTATTAATTTCCTGGAGGCTACCGGGGATAGAAGAGAAGATCTAGCTCAGTAGAGATTTATTGTATTCCATTTTCTCAGGGCAACCTCTAGTCTTTTTTCCCAAATCCGGAAAGGAATGTGACAAACTCTGGTTCTCACTCAGGGATGCCAAGGTGTAAACTGAGGAAGCACGAAAGGTACACATGCAGGAAAATTACTTCAAAAGCCTTATCAGGGTTCAAAATCAACAGGATCGGACAGTTCTCTTGGGAGAAGGTGTACAAGCTTCTCCTGGCCAGCTGTGGGCTCTGACCAAGTCCTGGGTCTTCCCCACACATCTGGCTCACTTCCCTAGTCCAGTTCCTAGTTGAAGGAGATGGCTGGTGTCGACCTCTAGGAATGAGGGCatggaaggggggagggggagctcTGTGTTGGCGGTTGCCATGGTTTTGCTCTGGATTCTGGAGCCAACCTGCCCACTCCCTGAGACACTCAGGTCACAGAAGCAGTAGTCAGAAGCCTGAGGGGACGTGAGGAGTGCCACTCTGGAGCTCACCGGGGCACCTGTTGAGATGGAGGCCTCAGATGGGCAAGGGGATGAAGTGGACAAGCCACTAGAGAAGGTGAAGCCACTGGggctgtgagggagggaggacaggagggTCCTTGAGGGGCTGGTTTTAGAAAGCAGAGAATATGAAATtcaaggaagaggagaaggaaaattgGTGAGGTACATGAGTTAGCAAGAGaccaaaagaacaagagaagatTAATTCAAACAGATGTTTATTAAGGACACATATTCCTGGCGAGATGATTGTTGGTTATGAAGACACAAGggctctggtgtgtgtgtgtgtgtgtgtgtgtgtgtgtacacatgcattaTGGTCTATGTACGTggttgtgtggtgtgtgtggtatgttTATAAAGCTGACCAGCCAGAGTCCCCTCTCTCTGAGACCTGGAAGGAGCTTGTGTCTCACACCCTCTTCAtctacctccctccctttccttggGCTCTCCCTTCAGAGTGGTCTGGATCTGGGTCTTCCTTGTTCCCCCGGAACACAGGCAGAAATCAATGCTCACTTTTCTGAAAGGCTTTTGAAAAGTTGGGTGCAAATCCAGCCATGTCCATCTAATCCTGTGCTTTGACTTCAAATGTTATTTCACAGTCAGTTTGTCTTCATTGATTTTCAGcttcacccccacacacacacttttgctATCAGAAAAGTCTTTCCTATCATTACCATCGCCATCACACAGTTTTGAGTGCCCATTAGTATGCTGTGATGCTAAGGCTTAGGGAAACAAAGAGGTGTGCCTGTGACTTAGACACTCAATAAGTGTTTGCTGAAGGAATGAGTACATGAATCCCTGCTGACTGCCCCCAAGGAGTTACTTACATCCCTTGGTGCCTAGGTGCTGTCATCTCTAAGCAAAGATAATGATATCTAAGCTCACAGAATTTGTGGGAGCATAAAGTGAGTTCATGTTTATCAAGTGCTTTGAAAAGCTAGCTAGAATACTATGCTGTAAGTATTATAGAAGAAATGGGTTGGACATTCTAGGTGTTCTAAACAGGGATTCTCAGAAATGGGTTTCTTTGCCCAAGGCTCCCTCACCTCAGTGCTGGGTCAAGGAAGGGGTCGtagggaaaatggagaaaggcTTTGGCTGGCATTTGGACCTGTCGTTGTCCAGCACTGAACCTCAGGAGCAGTATCCCAAGTCCCCCAGCTGATCAGTTTCCTCCCAGGTGACAGATGTGCCCTGCTTAGAGAAGAGCTCCAGCACCATCCCTGCGGCAGACTCACTTGTGCGCCATGCCAAGGGCCTGGATCAGGATACCTTCAAAATTGTGAGTAAGGGGCCAGCTCAGGGGTGAGAAATTGGCAGACCACAGCCCCATAGCCCATCGCCCCACCTGTCATACTCTTGGGAAAGAAGTGGGGTAAGAGGTTGACTGGAGCCTCCTCACTTAACATGTGTAATGCTTCCTGGCCCACAAGGGCTGCAGCTGGGCCAATCTGGAGCTGCCCAtctgcctctttttttctcctatggATCCTCACTTCACCTGTCGCCTCCTCAGTGTAAAGAATATCTAAGGCCACTGAAGAAGTTCCTGCGAAAGTTGCACCTGCCCAAGGACCTTCCACACAAGAAGAAGCAGAAGTACATGAAGCAGAGCCTGGTGGTCCTAGGGGACCACATCAACACCTTTCTGCAGCACTGCTGCCGAGCGTGGGAAATCAAGCACTGGAAGAAGTAGGGCAGCTTCCTTGCCCTTCCCACTACACCCACTCCCGGGTCACCCCCTCTAGATTCAAGGTCACACCTCACTCAAGATCCCTTAGTTCTTCATGTGAAAGAGTCAGGATCCTGGAGTGAGCATGGTGATGACAGGGTAGAGAGAACAGGGTTCTCTAGTCATTCAGGGTAGCATTGATTCATTGTGGCTGTATACACAGTAGACAAAGAACTCTCCTGACCCTGAGGAGAATGACCTGTGATTGAACAACTGCTGTGTGGTGTGGGGGCTCATCACAAGGAAGGGGTATTCAGGGTCTGGCAAATTTCCACCTCTCCATGTCCCCAACCCAAAACCAAGGAGGTAGCCTGTGGCCCATTTCTCCCTGGGTGGGTCCTGGCCACAAGACAAATGCTGGAAGGAGAGGAGCCATGCTCCACCTCCCTCAGTCTCAGGTTTCTCCTCTGCAGGATGCTCTGGAGATTTGTCTCCCTCTTCTCAGAACTGGAGGCAAAGCAGCTTCGCAGGCTCTACAAACACACCAAGAACAACCAGAAAGCCAAGTTCCTGGTGAGATGCTTGGGAGAGTTTCTCCTGGGCCCACCTGAGGGTGGTTGGTGTGTGCTCAGATTCTGGGGGAGGCCGGGGATAGAGGGGCTCCCTGATACAACCAGCACCCCTGCAAGTCCTTTCCACAGCTCACTGCCTGAGGAAGACCCCACTGCCCCTATCTTTACTGTTGCAGTGGGCACAGAGTGGGGCTGAAGAAGGCAGAGACTCAGCTTCAAGTTCTTCATATTTATTCGTCCTTCATACCCACACCCTGATGTTAGCTGGGACATGTCTGTGGAACCATGGGTGGGGACGGGTGAGGCCAGGCAGAAAGGGAGAGCCAGCCTGGGAAAGGCTCAGGGGACTATCGACAGAGCCTGGCCTGGCTTTGTCCAAAACTAGTGATTCTCAAACATTTGGGTTTCAGGTCACTTCTACCCTCTTAAAAATCCCCcccaaaagcatttatttatgtaGGTTACAGATTTGTATCAGTGAACTTTTCACACTAGGTTACATGAGAATCCATTGGTTTCTCTCTTACACTTTTGAGTGGACCCTACTTTTCAGGGGATCTGCGGGgtcaaaatacagagggtgccaaaaaaaggtatacacattttaagaaagaaaaaaactgttttaattgtaataatatataccaacaacgaagatgaatacaagtcacgtttgacgtctgcagttacaagaggtgcttaaagtggttaccatcagcggaattttaatacagtttctttcctttcttaaaatatgtatacacactgtgtgagggacataaatgataaatgtctattacattgttttgtacacctaaaactaacaaaaaaaagttaaaaaatttttagcatgttaaaaaaatgtgtatacacctttttttggcaccctctgtatttcaggGATTCCCCTAGGGGTTCACAGAGCACActactttgagaagcactggcccAAAATAATGATCATAAGTAACagtttctatgtgccaggcattttatGTTCCCTCGTAATCTTCAAAAGTAAATCTAAGTGGTAATTAGAATTACTGTCCACAGTGTGTAAATGAAGATGCCGAATGTAGGGAGGTAAAGTAAGTTGACCCAGACCACATAGCAAGTGGGAGGAAAGAGCCGGGTTCAAACATAATCTGACGCAGAGGAAAGCCCTGCTCTAACCAtacactgcccctcccccacaccgcTGTGCAGCTTTCATCAAATCCTCTCCCTTTCTGGGCCTCCGTTTCTTCCTCTGAACATGAATGATGGATCGTTTCAGTCATTCCTCCTCTGACTGGGAGGCGCTGCCATTTTAGTGATTCCTGGATTTCACCGGCCAGGATCGtttcaaaagacattttcaggTTCTCCATTTTGCAAAGGACTTTAAAACATTGTCTTCTTACAAACACGTAAGATACTATAACtcggggcagccggttggctcagttggttagagcgcagtgctcataacaccaaggtcgctggttctgattcccacatgggccagtgagctgcgccctccacaactagattggagacAACCACCTGACATGGAGctgtgggtcctggaaaaacacactattccccaatattccccaattaaaaaaaaaagaagaagaagatactATAACTCAAAAAAAGAGACGGAGGACATTTCTCAAAGTAAAGAACTACCCAAGAAAAGACAGTTGGCAGCCTGGCTTCAATGTCCCCATGGTCCTTGCTCTCCCACATTGTGACTCTTACCCTTCTAGCTAGGCTCGTGTGAGGTGCAGCCAGACTCCAGCACAGCAGTTTCCTAacaagggcagggctggggtctgGGGCATGGGCGCCTCTCTTCTCGACACTCTCCTCAACACTGTGGCTCTGAACACTGGCTCCGTTGCAGGTGGCATTCTGCCCCTTGGACACTCCGGAGAGCTCCCTGCTGAAGGACCAGGAGAACAGCCTGCCCAAGCTCTGCAGTGCCTGGGGGCTGCACAGCAACCTCAGCAGGGTGAAGGAGAGGCTGTCCAAGATGCAGGCCCCAGGCTGCGAGGCCTCCCTGCTGGGGGAGCCAAGATCCGGGCTCCTTGACGGGAGAGGTAACACCCAATAGTAGTTGGGGGTGTGCCTGGGGGCGGGGCTTGCGAGCGGAGCCTGCGTGGTCCAACCTGGAGCAGTTCGACAcgttcctcttccctcctttttcatCTGGCCACCACAATGCCTGGCTCTCTGGATGGAGCCTGTGGGGGTAGGGGACAGCCACTCTTCAGTGAGAGGGGCCCCATCCAAGGTTGGAACCTACAAAGGCCCCTCCTGTGCACTGAGGTGCACAGAGATGTTAGAGCCGCCTACCCCTCAACATTCTGGAACTGGCCTCTGGGACCACAATTAGCTGTTCTTGCTTAGCTACAGGGGGAGAAAGTGAAGGCAAACAGTGTGGCCTAGGACCTCAGAGCATGGGCTTAACTTGGATCGGGGTGTTCCTGTGAATTTCAGGCTGGCTGGGGCTAATACAGGCCAGCAGCCCAAAGGGCCTTGTTCACCAGTGACAGCTGGACTGAGTGGGAGAGCAGGGGTGAGAACAGGTCAGGTGCAGTGGACATGAGTTAGGCAGCTGCTGAGACCCAGAACCCTGCCTGGGCTCTGTGAGCGCCCCTGGCCCCGGTGCCTACAGTTTAAAACATACaatggttgagaggacgcactccattgtatgttttaaacTGTAGGCACTGGGGCCGGGGCACTCACAGAGCcctcctggaagtacacactgttccccaataaagtcctgttccccttccccaatataatcttaaaaaaaaaagaaaagaaaagaaaacataccatGGGAGGAAGGCCAGTCGTCATTAAGATGATCTAAGCCCGGCAGTTCAGgcaacagatgaggaaagtgagctCCAGGCTTTTGCACCAGCCCCTCCCTGTTCCAGGTGTTTGTCTCTCATAATTTCACTTAACCCCTAGCACCCCGGTGAATTGggtattattatccacattttacaaatgagcaatCTGGGGCCATAGGGCAAAGGGCAAGACAGGCTATCTAGAAGAGGTAAGTTTGGGACAGGCTTTAAAGAAAGGCATAAGTGGGGTGAGGGAGGTAAAAAGGTGGGAGGACAGGTGTGTGCAGAGGTGAGAGGCAATGAGCGGACAGCTTGGAGGTGAACGGGAGAACAGGTTGGAGAAGAACAGGATGGGGGTGGTAACAGAGAAAAGCTATGGATGATGGGTTAAGAAGTTTGGCTTTCATGCAattcttaaaataacttttcattaCTATAAACATAGGCATATCATAGAAAATCAGGTAACACAgataagcaaaaataagaaaatatagacatCACATTGTCATCACCACTGCTAGCACTTTCCAGATGTTTTTTATGCATGTAAATACATGTACTTTAACCGAAGTGAGACCATGCTGTACATACAATTTTGATTTGAACTTTCTTTTCTCAGTTAATTATACCAAACTTCCATGTCAAtgtgttcatttcatttaattgttgGATTAAATACTTCATATTTAAATTGTCCCAGTTGTCATAGATATCTTTTGCGCTGGTTTCCCAAATCATGCATTTCACTTGGTTatgtctcttaaatctcttttacCCTAACAAAGTCCCCTTTTTTATACCCTGACCTGCTGAAAAGATCAGGCTATTGTTCAGAAGAATGTTCcactttctacttttttcttgttgcttccGTTTGGCATATTTTAAGCTTGTTCCTCTATCTATAAACAGGACTTTCGATCAAAAGTCTTGATGAATGCATGTGAAATGTTTTTTGGCCAGAACACACGAGAGATGAGGTTGTGCTCTTCACATTGTGTGTGTAGTGAGAAAACACACGCCGTGCTGTCTGGTGGACTCACCACGAAGGGGCTAAGTTCATTACTGAGTTCTATCCATGCCATTAAAAGTAATGTGCATGGTGTTTCTTTGGCACTTACATTCATAAGTCAGTTCTTAAATAAAACGGTGGCAGTGGTGTTTGCAAACAGTACAGCAGCAAAGTACTGGGAACTGACTGGGGCGAGAAACCTGAGAGGAGTGGGAGGTGTCCTGACTATGCCCCAAAGTTGCCTCAGGCTTTGGACAGGACATCTCCTTACTTTGTGCCTGGGGGAGAGCCCTCATCCCTAAACTGTGGCAATAACTGTCTCGCTTCCCCATGGGGTTTCtgtgagaaaagaggaaggggcaGGTTGGAAGTAAGATAAGGTTTTGTTGTTCTTCCTTTCGGTCCCTACCATCTCCCGCAAATGTTACAGACTGAGACTCTCCTACTAGTCCTGATGTCATCAGAACCGCCTCTGACCTTTGCTTTTTCAGGTTCTTTaagggaacttcc contains the following coding sequences:
- the CHCT1 gene encoding CHD1 helical C-terminal domain containing protein 1 — translated: MEASDGQGDEVDKPLEKVTDVPCLEKSSSTIPAADSLVRHAKGLDQDTFKICKEYLRPLKKFLRKLHLPKDLPHKKKQKYMKQSLVVLGDHINTFLQHCCRAWEIKHWKKMLWRFVSLFSELEAKQLRRLYKHTKNNQKAKFLVAFCPLDTPESSLLKDQENSLPKLCSAWGLHSNLSRVKERLSKMQAPGCEASLLGEPRSGLLDGRGSLRELPQKTKLQRKRIKEAPETPEISP